In a genomic window of Candidatus Thiothrix sulfatifontis:
- the acpS gene encoding holo-ACP synthase yields the protein MTILGIGTDIVEIARLAATLQRHPVRFPERILHSNELERFATQANPAAWLAKRFATKEALAKAIGTGIGKEVRLQEIETTHDPRGKPLLQLHGVTLATATAMGVTSCQLSVADERTHALAFVIVSN from the coding sequence ATGACCATTCTCGGCATCGGCACGGACATCGTGGAAATCGCCCGCCTTGCAGCCACCTTGCAACGCCACCCCGTCCGCTTTCCCGAACGCATCCTGCACTCCAACGAACTCGAACGTTTCGCCACCCAAGCCAACCCCGCCGCATGGCTGGCGAAACGCTTCGCCACCAAAGAAGCCCTCGCCAAAGCCATCGGCACGGGCATTGGCAAAGAAGTGCGCTTGCAAGAAATCGAAACCACCCACGACCCACGCGGCAAACCGTTGCTGCAATTGCACGGCGTAACGTTGGCGACCGCCACAGCAATGGGCGTAACGTCATGCCAGCTTTCCGTCGCTGACGAACGCACCCACGCCCTCGCGTTTGTGATCGTGTCGAATTAA
- a CDS encoding ATP-binding protein — translation MNSVSVGNVPVSAAMRIQSDYDLSRRSINGVFPYMISWVVVVLGTDIVQHNPTLVYGIGLLMLILGSIRFVLLKQFPVHYKARPDKARLLLGINLIVSASVWALFTAWGLVHVGLAEQGTIMLLPLLMLCVGTTTSLAPHNPLFIAYVNIMIWPPVIVLVSMGTASAYTIALSLLLFSIVTQTFGKSLHRDYYQLLYKNDLLEQQAATLATAKETAEVANQAKSQFLANMSHELRTPMNGILGASELLTPLVKTAEQQQYVALIHRSGKTLLALLNDLLDFSKIEAGKMALEQTSYPLREMVAHLQHLLEIRAKEKGLAFTINISADIAPYLLGDEIRTQQILLNLLGNAIKFTETGAITLTIKRTANGERLRFDITDTGIGIPAEKQRLLFHSFQQMESSTARKYGGTGLGLAISKQLVSLMHGEIGMHSEEGQGSCFWFELPYQVATPTPDTIPATAIPPDAPLNINCRILLAEDNPINQIIAQAMLETLGLTQVDLVENGTQAIQHLIDANYDLVLMDVQMPECDGLEACRHIRGSSIHAGMAAVRNPAIPVIALTANTMSADIAECLKAGMNGHLGKPLDTPTLVAELHKWCAQTATPFNHPAETSEYAL, via the coding sequence GTGAATTCTGTATCCGTAGGAAACGTCCCTGTATCAGCCGCCATGCGCATCCAAAGCGACTACGACCTGAGCCGCCGCTCGATCAATGGCGTGTTCCCCTACATGATTAGTTGGGTTGTGGTGGTGTTGGGGACGGATATTGTGCAGCACAACCCTACCCTCGTTTACGGTATAGGTTTGTTAATGCTGATTTTAGGCAGCATACGCTTTGTATTATTGAAACAATTTCCTGTTCACTACAAAGCTCGACCCGATAAAGCGCGACTGCTGCTGGGCATTAATCTGATCGTTTCCGCCAGTGTCTGGGCGTTATTCACCGCGTGGGGGCTGGTGCATGTCGGGCTGGCGGAACAAGGGACAATCATGCTGCTGCCGCTATTAATGCTATGTGTCGGCACGACCACCAGCCTTGCGCCCCACAACCCCTTGTTTATCGCCTACGTCAATATCATGATTTGGCCGCCAGTCATTGTGCTAGTGAGCATGGGTACTGCCAGCGCGTACACCATCGCCCTGTCGCTACTCTTGTTCAGCATCGTCACGCAAACTTTTGGTAAGAGCCTGCATCGTGACTATTACCAGCTCCTGTACAAAAATGATTTGCTGGAACAACAGGCCGCTACCTTAGCAACCGCCAAGGAAACTGCCGAAGTCGCCAACCAAGCCAAAAGCCAGTTTCTGGCGAATATGAGCCATGAATTGCGCACGCCGATGAACGGCATTCTGGGCGCAAGCGAATTGCTGACCCCGTTAGTGAAAACGGCTGAGCAGCAGCAATACGTTGCCCTGATCCACCGCAGCGGCAAAACGCTGCTGGCCTTGCTGAATGATTTGCTGGATTTTTCCAAGATCGAAGCGGGCAAAATGGCGTTGGAACAAACCAGTTACCCGCTACGCGAGATGGTGGCGCATTTGCAGCATTTGCTGGAAATCCGCGCCAAGGAAAAGGGGCTGGCGTTTACCATCAACATCAGTGCTGACATTGCACCTTATTTGCTTGGCGATGAAATCCGCACCCAACAAATCTTGCTCAATTTACTCGGCAATGCCATTAAGTTTACCGAAACGGGCGCGATCACGCTGACGATCAAACGGACAGCGAATGGCGAACGGCTGCGCTTTGACATTACCGATACTGGCATTGGCATTCCCGCTGAAAAGCAACGGCTGTTGTTCCACAGTTTCCAGCAGATGGAATCGTCAACCGCCCGCAAATACGGCGGCACGGGGCTAGGGCTGGCGATTTCCAAGCAGTTAGTCAGCCTAATGCACGGCGAGATTGGAATGCACAGTGAAGAAGGGCAAGGCTCGTGTTTCTGGTTCGAGCTGCCGTATCAGGTAGCCACACCAACGCCAGACACGATACCAGCCACCGCAATACCGCCAGATGCACCGCTGAACATTAACTGCCGCATTTTGCTGGCGGAAGACAACCCGATTAATCAAATCATCGCGCAAGCCATGCTGGAAACGCTGGGTCTAACGCAGGTCGATTTGGTCGAAAACGGTACGCAGGCTATCCAACACCTGATTGATGCCAACTACGATTTAGTGCTGATGGATGTGCAAATGCCCGAATGCGACGGTCTGGAAGCCTGCCGCCATATACGCGGGAGCAGCATTCATGCGGGAATGGCTGCGGTACGCAACCCAGCCATTCCGGTGATTGCATTGACGGCGAATACGATGTCCGCTGACATTGCCGAATGCTTGAAAGCGGGAATGAACGGGCATTTGGGTAAGCCATTGGATACGCCGACCTTGGTGGCGGAATTGCACAAGTGGTGTGCGCAAACAGCAACGCCCTTCAATCACCCCGCCGAAACGTCAGAATATGCCCTTTGA
- the recO gene encoding DNA repair protein RecO, producing the protein MTPLSPAFILRRNPYRDTSLLLDMFSRDAGKITCVAKFGQGKNSRSKGMLEPFRQLEASWTGKGEVFTLFNAEEKCRFPLKAVGLIRAVYANELLLRALWQYQPQPELFAQYQQTLFRLENPADVLALPLFELDVLAMAGYVLNLWHDDAEGHDIEPAMRYRFRPDHGLSVDAGEGKGVPISGSLLIALREPEAMHPEQRLELRHTLDYLIQMLLKGKTLNARKLFHE; encoded by the coding sequence TTGACTCCGCTTTCGCCAGCCTTCATCCTGCGGCGTAACCCCTACCGCGATACCAGCCTATTGCTGGATATGTTTAGCCGCGATGCTGGCAAAATCACTTGCGTCGCCAAATTCGGGCAAGGTAAAAATTCACGTTCCAAAGGAATGCTCGAACCTTTCCGCCAACTCGAAGCCAGTTGGACGGGCAAGGGCGAAGTCTTCACCCTGTTCAATGCCGAAGAAAAATGCCGTTTCCCGCTCAAAGCGGTCGGATTGATTCGCGCCGTATACGCCAATGAATTGCTGTTGCGTGCCTTGTGGCAATACCAACCGCAGCCGGAATTATTCGCGCAATACCAGCAAACGCTATTCCGCCTTGAAAACCCCGCCGACGTACTCGCACTGCCGTTGTTTGAACTGGACGTGCTGGCAATGGCAGGCTATGTTCTCAACCTATGGCACGATGACGCAGAGGGGCATGACATTGAACCCGCGATGCGTTACCGTTTCCGCCCCGACCACGGATTATCTGTGGATGCGGGGGAGGGCAAAGGTGTTCCCATTAGCGGTAGTTTGCTGATTGCGTTGCGCGAACCCGAAGCGATGCACCCCGAACAGCGGCTGGAATTGCGCCATACCCTTGATTACCTGATCCAGATGTTGCTGAAAGGCAAAACCTTGAATGCGAGAAAATTGTTCCATGAATAA
- a CDS encoding protein N-lysine methyltransferase family protein encodes MMPLPLPLRVRYQTVEFGKTDIHLCTLRDKQEFSDPDQVAHDLGIFSAQWSLFGVVWPSSLVLAHYVCDYQTDGKRILEIGCGMALSSLLLNHQHADITATDYHPEVAFFLQRNTLLNHGAVIPFERADWAAETNTLGQFDLIIGSDLLYEDQHIKQLAGFIEKCAKPTCEVILIDPGRGRKNKLGLQMEGYGFSHSQRKPIHTDYLEQPFKGHILTFRRGD; translated from the coding sequence ATGATGCCATTGCCACTGCCGTTACGTGTGCGCTACCAAACGGTTGAGTTTGGCAAGACCGATATTCACCTCTGTACGCTCCGTGACAAGCAAGAGTTTAGTGACCCCGACCAAGTAGCCCACGATCTGGGTATCTTTTCCGCGCAGTGGTCGCTGTTTGGGGTGGTGTGGCCTTCCAGTTTGGTGCTGGCGCATTACGTGTGCGATTACCAAACTGACGGCAAGCGCATTTTGGAAATTGGTTGTGGTATGGCGTTATCCAGCCTCTTGCTCAATCACCAACATGCCGATATTACCGCCACGGATTACCACCCTGAGGTGGCGTTTTTCCTGCAACGCAATACCCTGCTTAACCACGGCGCGGTTATTCCGTTTGAACGGGCGGATTGGGCGGCGGAAACGAATACGCTGGGGCAATTTGATTTGATCATCGGTAGCGATCTTTTGTACGAAGATCAACACATCAAGCAGTTGGCGGGGTTTATTGAGAAGTGTGCGAAACCGACGTGCGAAGTGATTTTGATCGACCCCGGTCGCGGGCGCAAAAACAAACTGGGTTTGCAAATGGAGGGCTATGGCTTTTCCCATTCGCAGCGTAAGCCGATTCATACCGATTACCTTGAACAGCCGTTCAAAGGGCATATTCTGACGTTTCGGCGGGGTGATTGA
- the pdxJ gene encoding pyridoxine 5'-phosphate synthase produces the protein MNKIELGVNIDHIATLRQARGTAYPDLLAAVRLVEDAGAHAITIHLREDRRHIQDADVYAIRQMCTRRLNLELAATDEMVGIACDVLPNDACVVPEKREELTTEGGLDIIGQFERVRSVTQRLNAANIRVSLFIEPDIEQIRRVPDIGAPVIELHTGTYANATGEAKQRELQRIQEATEFAHSLGIQVNAGHGLDYHNTQVIAAIANIRELNIGHSMVARAVFVGIRQATVEMLELMQAARAGA, from the coding sequence ATGAATAAGATCGAACTCGGTGTCAATATTGACCACATCGCCACCTTGCGCCAAGCACGTGGTACGGCTTACCCCGATTTACTGGCAGCGGTGCGGCTGGTGGAAGACGCAGGCGCACATGCGATTACCATCCATTTGCGCGAAGATCGCCGCCATATTCAGGACGCGGATGTGTACGCGATTCGCCAAATGTGTACCCGTCGCTTGAATCTGGAGCTGGCAGCGACGGATGAAATGGTTGGTATTGCCTGCGATGTATTGCCGAATGATGCGTGCGTCGTCCCCGAAAAGCGCGAAGAGCTGACCACCGAAGGCGGTTTGGACATTATCGGGCAATTCGAGCGCGTGCGCAGCGTGACCCAGCGCTTGAATGCGGCGAATATCCGCGTGTCGCTGTTTATCGAGCCGGATATTGAGCAAATTCGCCGCGTGCCGGACATTGGTGCGCCCGTGATCGAATTGCATACTGGCACGTATGCGAATGCCACGGGCGAAGCCAAGCAGCGTGAACTTCAGCGCATTCAAGAGGCTACCGAGTTTGCGCATAGCCTCGGCATTCAGGTCAATGCGGGTCATGGGCTGGATTACCACAATACGCAAGTCATTGCGGCAATTGCTAACATTCGTGAACTCAATATCGGGCATTCGATGGTGGCGCGGGCGGTGTTTGTGGGTATCCGTCAAGCGACCGTGGAAATGTTGGAGTTAATGCAAGCAGCCAGAGCGGGTGCATGA